The Rhododendron vialii isolate Sample 1 chromosome 6a, ASM3025357v1 genome includes a window with the following:
- the LOC131328608 gene encoding F-box/LRR-repeat protein 4-like, producing the protein MTIDIANSNLNLKSLTFWGPELHLESLKILGSRMKNLRVFKLKWLLIADIQLVVIADSMPSLEDLDISYPDVAVQDDLTDSGIEVLSSKLKGLRKINISGNNFITDKSLVTLSMNCVYLTEIIVHDCRFVTSYGIAFVMHNSSNLSSLLINRIEFGLFDDSSCCARKLSTIDISDSVIPDEFLHLLVKADIPLKRITGTDLLTDEKISDLSQCLCALVLIDLDLCYNLTESTLFTLAKNCRLLEDISMEGTNLGGGEGDGVTNIVKNPRIKSLNFKNNWNLSDECLAKLASVCPSLEVLDVSSCHGITENGISDSLKSASKIRKLQINKCRGIKNIGNGFELSELVVLGAARSGINGDGLVVIGNRCCWLLNLNLDGCLGVTTVGLKAILTNCKRLRELSFTGCPNVSMETVDWLVFSRPSLRKIILPHSSLPSKNQSELFLRHGCLVATMSEEAGVEPVVIEKITWVWMERMMMKQKGIHQKAYMREPLPSLAAPV; encoded by the exons ATGACCATCGACATCGCAAACTCCAATTTAAACCTCAAATCCCTCACTTTCTGGGGACCCGAACTTCATTTGGAGAGTTTGAAAATACTAGGGTCCCGTATGAAGAATTTGAGGGTTTTCAAGTTGAAATGGTTGTTGATAGCTGACATTCAGTTGGTTGTTATTGCCGATTCGATGCCCTCTTTGGAGGATCTTGATATCTCCTATCCGGATGTCGCGGTGCAGGATGATTTGACAGATAGTGGGATCGAGGTGTTGTCGTCGAAATTGAAGGGTTTGAGAAAAATCAACATATCTGGTAACAATTTCATCACCGATAAGTCGCTTGTGACTCTTTCCATGAATTGCGTCTACCTAACAGAAATTATAGTTCACGACTGTCGGTTCGTTACATCGTATGGAATTGCATTTGTGATGCACAATAGCTCCAATTTGAGTTCATTGTTAATTAATCGAATTGAATTTGGTCTATTTGATGATTCAAGCTGTTGTGCAAGAAAGTTATCAACTATTGATATCTCTGATTCGGTCATTCCCGATGAATTTCTCCATTTGCTTGTTAAAGCTGATATTCCTTTAAAGAGGATCA CTGGAACAGATTTGCTCACTGATGAGAAAATTAGTGATTTATCTCAATGTCTCTGTGCTTTAGTCCTGATAGACCTCGATCTTTGCTACAATCTAACCGAGTCAACCCTTTTCACCCTTGCAAAGAACTGTCGTTTACTAGAGGATATTAGTATGGAGGGAACAAATCTTGGAGGAGGTGAAGGAGATGGGGTGACCAATATTGTGAAAAACCCACGAATCAAGTCTTTGAACTTCAAAAATAATTGGAACCTGAGCGATGAATGTCTTGCAAAACTTGCTTCGGTATGCCCCAGTTTAGAGGTGCTTGATGTTTCTTCTTGTCATGGTATTACAGAGAATGGTATTTCTGATTCCTTGAAGAGTGCCTCCAAGATTAGGAAGTTGCAGATCAATAAATGTCGGGGGATTAAGAACATTGGAAATGGTTTTGAACTCTCCGAATTGGTGGTTCTTGGTGCAGCTAGATCAGGGATTAATGGCGATGGGTTGGTGGTTATAGGGAATAGATGTTGTTGGCTTCtgaatttgaacttggacggtTGCTTAGGAGTGACAACAGTTGGGTTGAAAGCAATATTAACAAATTGCAAAAGATTGAGAGAGTTAAGTTTTACTGGTTGTCCTAATGTGAGTATGGAGACGGTAGATTGGTTAGTTTTTTCAAGGCCGTCACTGAGGAAAATCATCCTGCCACATTCATCTTTGCCTTCCAAAAACCAGAGTGAGCTTTTCTTGCGCCATGGTTGTCTTGTTGCTACAATGTCTGAAGAAGCAGGAGTTGAGCC CGTGGTAATAGAGAAGATAACATGGGTATGGATGGAGAGGATGATGATGAAGCAGAAG GGAATACATCAGAAAGCATACATGCGTGAACCACTTCCATCGCTTGCAGCACCAGTGTAG
- the LOC131328609 gene encoding F-box/LRR-repeat protein 4-like, whose product MATSCKDLPDECWELIFKRLHHSHLESPSLSCKRFLSITNTLRTHLKILDPTLIIPLSKRFPRLDSIDLSSLRNGQLLHVVIDIATSGLNLKTLDLSESDRLPLESLKVLGSRMKNLRVLMCSCLLTLRDMDLVVIADSMPCLEDLDISEPINRFEAAVTDSGIEVLSSKLKGLRKIDVSGNHYITDKSLLALSTNCVYLAEIFVLDSLGIFDSSVPDEFLQFIVKAGIPLKRLSLARSLHQSFTFSGISLFLNKYRSLERLCLAGTDFLADENISDLSQCLPALVLIDLDLCNNLTESTLFTLAKNCTFLEDISMDGADVGGGGGDRASDNAKNPRIKSLNLVKNLNLTNECLAKLASVCPSLEVLDVSSCKGITDNGIADFLKRGSKIRKLWINKCRAIKNIGNGFELSELVVLGAARSGINDDGLVVIGNTCRGLLNLNLDGCLGVTTVGLKEILTNCERLREINLTGCLNVSTETADWLVSSRPSLRKIILPHSSLSSGSQRELLLRHGCLVLSE is encoded by the exons ATGGCCACCAGTTGCAAAGACCTTCCAGATGAGTGCTGGGAACTCATATTCAAACGACTCCACCACTCTCATCTCGAATCCCCATCTCTCTCCTGCAAGCGATTCCTCTCCATCACCAACACCCTTCGAACCCACCTCAAAATCCTCGATCCAACCCTCATCATCCCTCTCTCCAAACGATTCCCTCGCCTCGACTCCATCGACCTCAGCTCCCTTCGCAACGGTCAACTCCTCCACGTCGTCATCGACATTGCTACCTCCGGATTAAACCTCAAAACCCTAGACTTATCGGAGAGCGACCGCCTCCCTTTGGAGAGTTTGAAGGTTCTGGGATCCCGTATGAAGAATTTGAGAGTTTTGATGTGTTCGTGTCTTCTCACATTACGTGACATGGACTTGGTTGTTATAGCCGATTCCATGCCCTGTTTGGAGGATCTTGATATCTCCGAACCTATAAATCGATTTGAGGCGGCCGTGACGGATAGCGGGATCGAGGTGTTATCGTCGAAACTGAAGGGTTTGAGAAAAATCGACGTATCTGGTAACCATTATATCACCGATAAGTCGCTTTTAGCTCTTTCCACGAATTGCGTCTACCTGGCAGAAATTTTTGTTCTCGATT CTCTTGGTATCTTTGATTCGTCGGTTCCAGATGAATTTCTCCAATTCATTGTTAAAGCTGGTATTCCTTTAAAGAGGCTCAGTCTTGCTCGGTCCCTACACCAGAGCTTCACTTTCTCTGGAATTTCGTTGTTTCTCAACAAATACCGGTCCCTGGAGCGGTTATGTTTAGCTGGAACAGATTTCCTCGCTGATGAGAATATTAGTGATTTATCTCAATGTCTCCCCGCTTTAGTCCTGATAGACCTCGATCTTTGCAATAATCTAACCGAGTCAACCCTTTTCACGCTTGCAAAGAATTGTACTTTTCTAGAGGATATCAGTATGGACGGAGCGGAtgttggaggaggaggaggagacagGGCTAGCGATAATGCGAAAAACCCACGAATCAAGTCTTTGAACTTggtaaaaaatttgaatctCACTAATGAATGTCTTGCAAAACTTGCTTCGGTATGCCCCAGCTTAGAGGTGCTTGATGTTTCTTCTTGTAAAGGTATTACAGATAATGGGATTGCTGATTTCTTGAAGCGCGGATCAAAGATTAGGAAGTTGTGGATCAATAAATGCAGGGCGATTAAGAATATTGGAAATGGTTTTGAACTCTCTGAGTTGGTGGTTCTTGGTGCAGCTAGATCAGGGATTAATGATGATGGGCTGGTGGTTATAGGGAATACATGTCGTGGGCTACtgaatttgaacttggacggtTGCTTAGGAGTGACAACAGTAGGGTTGAAAGAAATATTGACAAATTGCGAAAGATTGAGAGAGATAAATTTGACTGGTTGTCTTAATGTGAGTACGGAGACAGCTGATTGGTTGGTGTCTTCAAGGCCATCACTGCGGAAAATTATCCTTCCACATTCTTCTTTGTCTTCTGGAAGCCAGAGGGAGCTTTTGTTGCGCcatggatgtcttgttttgtcAGAATAA